A region of Cygnus atratus isolate AKBS03 ecotype Queensland, Australia chromosome 33, CAtr_DNAZoo_HiC_assembly, whole genome shotgun sequence DNA encodes the following proteins:
- the BRD2 gene encoding bromodomain-containing protein 2 isoform X4 — MDMGTIKRRLENNYYWGAAECMQDFNTMFTNCYIYNKPTDDIVLMAQTLEKIFLQKVAQMPPEEQEIVVPVAKNSHKKGASRAAALLAGLTAAQQVPAVSSVSHTTVYTPSPDIPTTIVNIPHPSVISAPLLKSLHSTAPAVLPTPAPTQPVAKKKGVKRKADTTTPTTTAIIATSGESSPSATLLEAKAAKIPARRESGRPIKPPKKDLPDSQQHQTSKKGKLSEQLKYCNGILKELLSKKHAAYAWPFYKPVDASALGLHDYHEIIKHPMDLSTIKRKMENRDYHDAQEFAADVRLMFSNCYKYNPPDHDVVAMARKLQDVFEFSYAKMPDEPQDASPPSVSAPLPGALSKSSSEESSSDEDEDDEDDEDDDEDESSSESSSESEESSDSEEERANRLAELQEQLRAVHEQLAALSQGPVSKPKKKREKKKKKKSEKHKGRGGDEEARARQAQLRKAKKAGGGGGTSGGGSGGSSKNSKKAAKAALPPPPALYDSEEEEESKPMTYDEKRQLSLDINKLPGEKLGRVVHIIQSREPSLRDSNPEEIEIDFETLKPSTLRELERYVLSCLRKKPRKPYSETMKKPVGKTKEELALEKKRELEKRLQDVSGQLNSTKKPPKKASEKPESAQQVAVSRLSASSSSSDSSSSSSSSSSSDTSDSDSG, encoded by the exons ATGGACATGGGGACAATCAAGCGGCGCTTGGAGAACAACTACTACTGGGGGGCTGCCGAGTGCATGCAGGACTTCAACACCATGTTCACCAACTGCTACATCTACAACAAG CCCACAGATGACATTGTGCTGATGGCCCAAACCCTGGAGAAGATTTTCCTGCAGAAGGTGGCTCAGATGCCTCCGGAAGAGCAGGAGATTGTGGTCCCGGTGGCCAAGAACAGCCACAAGAAGGGAGCGTCCCGGGCAGCGG CGCTCCTGGCGGGCCTCACGGCTGCTCAGCAAGTGCCGGCCGTCTCCTCCGTGTCCCACACCACGGTGTACACCCCGAGCCCCGACATCCCCACCACCATAGTCAACATTCCCCACCCGTCCGTGATCTCCGCTCCGCTCCTCAAGTCGCTGCACTCCACCGCCCCGGCCGTGCTGCCCACGCCTGCGCCCACCCAGCCTGTGGCCAAG AAGAAGGGCGTGAAGCGGAAAGCGgacaccaccacccccaccaCCACGGCCATCATCGCCACCAGCGGGGAGTCCTCGCCCTCCGCCACGCTGCTGGAGGCCAAGGCGGCGAAGATCCCCGCGCGGCGCGAGAGCGGCCGGCCGATCAAGCCCCCCAAGAAGGACTTGCCGGACTCGCAGCAGCATCAGACGTCCAAGAAGGGCAAGCTGTCGGAGCAGCTCAAGTACTGCAACGGCATCCTCAAGGAGCTGCTCTCCAAGAAGCACGCGGCGTACGCCTGGCCCTTCTACAAGCCCGTCGACGCctcagccctggggctgcacgACTACCACGAGATCATCAAGCACCCCATGGACCTCAGCACCATCAAG CGGAAGATGGAGAACCGGGACTACCACGACGCGCAGGAGTTCGCCGCTGACGTCCGGTTAATGTTCTCCAACTGCTACAAGTACAACCCGCCCGACCACGACGTGGTGGCCATGGCCCGCAAGCTGCAG GACGTTTTCGAGTTCAGCTACGCCAAGATGCCTGACGAGCCGCAGGACGCCAGCCCGCCCTCGGTGTCGGCGCCGCTGCCCGGTGCCCTCTCCAAGTCCTCCTCTGAGGAGTCCTCCAGCGACGAGGACGAGGATGATGAGGACGACGAAGACGACGACGAGGATGAGAGCAGCAGCGAGAGCTCGTCGGAGAGCGAGGAGAGCTCGGACTCGGAGGAGGAGCGCGCCAACCGCCTGGccgagctgcaggagcag CTGCGGGCCGTGCACGAGCAGCTGGCTGCCCTCTCACAGGGCCCCGTTTCCAAACCCAAAAAGAAGcgggagaagaagaagaagaagaagtcGGAGAAGCACAAAGGCCGGGGAGGCGACGAGGAGGCCCGGGCGCGCCAGGCCCAGCTGCGCAAAGCCAAGAAGGCCGGGGGCGGCGGAGGGACCAGCGGGGGCGGCAGCGGAGGCAGCTCCAA GAACTCGAAGAAGGCGGCGAAAGCGGCGCTGCCGCCTCCCCCGGCGCTCTACGActcggaggaggaggaggagagcaaaCCCATGACCTACGACGAGAAGCGCCAGCTCAGCTTGGACATCAACAAGCTGCCCGGCGAGAAGCTGGGCCGGGTGGTGCACATCATCCAGTCGCGGGAGCCGTCCCTGCGTGACTCCAACCCCGAGGAGATCGAGATCGACTTCGAGACCCTCAAGCCCTCGACGCTGCGCGAGCTGGAGCGCTACGTGCTGTCCTGCCTGCGGAAGAAGCCCCGCAAGCCCTACAGCGAAA CCATGAAGAAGCCAGTGGGGAAGACGAAAGAGGAGCTGGCGCTGGAGAAGAAGCGGGAGCTGGAGAAGCGGCTGCAGGACGTCAGCGGCCAGCTCAACTCCACCAAGAAACCCCCGAAGAAGG CCAGCGAGAAGCCCGAGTCGGCGCAGCAGGTGGCCGTGTCGCGGCTCAGCgcttccagctccagctccgactccagcagctccagctccagctcctcgtCCTCGGACACCAGCGACTCGGATTCGGGTTAG
- the LOC118261242 gene encoding uncharacterized protein LOC118261242 encodes MWTPDVTGATSATEVSPELLKPLVAVVATLGKLGATAGHFPLAEPWGSLRAGLLKFSFGVREAMRHRHGEATRLRQALAAAAAEPTTEGPGVPKATAAAIACEWLKAVASVEAAWAKLKVEAASLKDACEVAATAGAAAGATAEATMAHLMGAVALETEARGGFRLATHLLPMTLEPTEVVEVVAAHDARVAEAGAGLQEASKATEEAAVAAEAAVTARERGRQAVVAHELLGHLVVACDGAYHYYCHLQRRLKDIEAMVAAGHGGPEAAAVALEGPDVPRAMQGDPGIPKGLAEAVAVAEALWGASARLVQEHLLGTLRVVRGLLSTGDTTEATAVAQRCQDATNALPGLLPRGHS; translated from the exons ATGTGGACGCCGGATGTCACCGGGGCCACCAGCGCCACTGAG gtgtccccagagctgctgaagcCGCTGGTGGCCGTGGTGGCCACCCTGGGCAAGCTGGGGGCCACCGCCGGGCACTTTCCCCTGGCTGAGCCGTGGGGCTCGCTGCGGGCTGGCCTCCTGAAGTTCAGCTTCGGCGTGCGTGAGGCCATGAGACACCGCCACGGAGAGGCCACCCGCCTGCGCCAAGCTCtggccgccgccgctgccgaACCCACCACAGAAGGTCCCGGCGTCCCCAAGGCCACCGCGGCGGCCATTGCCTGCGAGTGGCTGAAGGCGGTGGCCTCAGTGGAGGCCGCCTGGGCCAAGCTGAAGGTGGAGGCTGCAAGCCTGAAGGATGCCTGCGAGGTGGCAGCCACCGCCGGGGCCGCTGCTGGGGCCACCGCCGAGGCCACCATGGCCCACCTGATGGGGGCAGTGGCCCTGGAGACTGAAGCGCGTGGGGGGTTCCGGTTGGCCACCCACCTCCTGCCGATGACCTTGGAGCCGACTGAGGTGGTTGAGGTGGTGGCAGCCCACGATGCGCGGGTggcagaggctggggcagggctgcaggaggccaGCAAGGCCACCGAGGAGGCGGCAGTGGCAGCGGAGGCTGCAGTCACGGCCAGGGAGCGGGGACGGCAGGCGGTGGTGGCCCACGAGCTTCTGGGGCACCTGGTGGTGGCCTGTGATGGTGCCTACCACTACTATTGTCACCTGCAGCGCCGCCTCAAGGACATCGAGGCCATGGTGGCTGCCGGACACGGTGGCCCCGAGGCTGCTGCGGTGGCCCTGGAGGGTCCCGATGTCCCCAGGGCCATGCAGGGGGACCCGGGCATCCCCAAAGGCCTGGCGGAGGCGGTGGCGGTGGCCGAGGCCCTGTGGGGCGCCAGCGCCCGCCTGGTCCAGGAGCACCTCTTGGGGACGCTGCGGGTGGTCCGGGGGCTGCTGAGCACCGGAGACACCACCGAGGCCACGGCTGTGGCCCAGCGCTGCCAAGATGCCACCAACGCCCTCCCGGGGCTGCTGCCACGGGGACACTCTTAG
- the BRD2 gene encoding bromodomain-containing protein 2 isoform X3 → MLQNVNPQSKILGEGNAGLMGLATESTPGKRIRKPSLLYEGFESPTMASVPALQSPQVNPPPPEVSNPKKPGRVTNQLQYLHKVVMKALWKHQFAWPFRQPVDAVKLGLPDYHKIIKQPMDMGTIKRRLENNYYWGAAECMQDFNTMFTNCYIYNKPTDDIVLMAQTLEKIFLQKVAQMPPEEQEIVVPVAKNSHKKGASRAAALLAGLTAAQQVPAVSSVSHTTVYTPSPDIPTTIVNIPHPSVISAPLLKSLHSTAPAVLPTPAPTQPVAKKKGVKRKADTTTPTTTAIIATSGESSPSATLLEAKAAKIPARRESGRPIKPPKKDLPDSQQHQTSKKGKLSEQLKYCNGILKELLSKKHAAYAWPFYKPVDASALGLHDYHEIIKHPMDLSTIKRKMENRDYHDAQEFAADVRLMFSNCYKYNPPDHDVVAMARKLQDVFEFSYAKMPDEPQDASPPSVSAPLPGALSKSSSEESSSDEDEDDEDDEDDDEDESSSESSSESEESSDSEEERANRLAELQEQKREKKKKKKSEKHKGRGGDEEARARQAQLRKAKKAGGGGGTSGGGSGGSSKNSKKAAKAALPPPPALYDSEEEEESKPMTYDEKRQLSLDINKLPGEKLGRVVHIIQSREPSLRDSNPEEIEIDFETLKPSTLRELERYVLSCLRKKPRKPYSETMKKPVGKTKEELALEKKRELEKRLQDVSGQLNSTKKPPKKASEKPESAQQVAVSRLSASSSSSDSSSSSSSSSSSDTSDSDSG, encoded by the exons ATGCTGCAGAATGTGAATCCCCAGAGCAA GATTCTGGGGGAGGGCAATGCCGGGCTCATGGGCCTGGCGACGGAGTCGACCCCCGGCAAGCGGATCCGCAAGCCCTCGCTGCTCTACGAGGGCTTCGAGAGCCCCACCATGGCCTCGGTGCCGGCCCTGCAGTCCCCCCAGGTGAACCCGCCCCCGCCGGAGGTGTCGAACCCCAAGAAGCCGGGCCGGGTCACCAACCAGCTGCAGTACCTGCACAAGGTGGTGATGAAGGCCCTGTGGAAGCACCAGTTTGCCTGGCCCTTCCGCCAACCCGTCGACGCCGTCAAGCTGGGCCTGCCG GACTACCACAAGATCATCAAGCAGCCCATGGACATGGGGACAATCAAGCGGCGCTTGGAGAACAACTACTACTGGGGGGCTGCCGAGTGCATGCAGGACTTCAACACCATGTTCACCAACTGCTACATCTACAACAAG CCCACAGATGACATTGTGCTGATGGCCCAAACCCTGGAGAAGATTTTCCTGCAGAAGGTGGCTCAGATGCCTCCGGAAGAGCAGGAGATTGTGGTCCCGGTGGCCAAGAACAGCCACAAGAAGGGAGCGTCCCGGGCAGCGG CGCTCCTGGCGGGCCTCACGGCTGCTCAGCAAGTGCCGGCCGTCTCCTCCGTGTCCCACACCACGGTGTACACCCCGAGCCCCGACATCCCCACCACCATAGTCAACATTCCCCACCCGTCCGTGATCTCCGCTCCGCTCCTCAAGTCGCTGCACTCCACCGCCCCGGCCGTGCTGCCCACGCCTGCGCCCACCCAGCCTGTGGCCAAG AAGAAGGGCGTGAAGCGGAAAGCGgacaccaccacccccaccaCCACGGCCATCATCGCCACCAGCGGGGAGTCCTCGCCCTCCGCCACGCTGCTGGAGGCCAAGGCGGCGAAGATCCCCGCGCGGCGCGAGAGCGGCCGGCCGATCAAGCCCCCCAAGAAGGACTTGCCGGACTCGCAGCAGCATCAGACGTCCAAGAAGGGCAAGCTGTCGGAGCAGCTCAAGTACTGCAACGGCATCCTCAAGGAGCTGCTCTCCAAGAAGCACGCGGCGTACGCCTGGCCCTTCTACAAGCCCGTCGACGCctcagccctggggctgcacgACTACCACGAGATCATCAAGCACCCCATGGACCTCAGCACCATCAAG CGGAAGATGGAGAACCGGGACTACCACGACGCGCAGGAGTTCGCCGCTGACGTCCGGTTAATGTTCTCCAACTGCTACAAGTACAACCCGCCCGACCACGACGTGGTGGCCATGGCCCGCAAGCTGCAG GACGTTTTCGAGTTCAGCTACGCCAAGATGCCTGACGAGCCGCAGGACGCCAGCCCGCCCTCGGTGTCGGCGCCGCTGCCCGGTGCCCTCTCCAAGTCCTCCTCTGAGGAGTCCTCCAGCGACGAGGACGAGGATGATGAGGACGACGAAGACGACGACGAGGATGAGAGCAGCAGCGAGAGCTCGTCGGAGAGCGAGGAGAGCTCGGACTCGGAGGAGGAGCGCGCCAACCGCCTGGccgagctgcaggagcag AAGcgggagaagaagaagaagaagaagtcGGAGAAGCACAAAGGCCGGGGAGGCGACGAGGAGGCCCGGGCGCGCCAGGCCCAGCTGCGCAAAGCCAAGAAGGCCGGGGGCGGCGGAGGGACCAGCGGGGGCGGCAGCGGAGGCAGCTCCAA GAACTCGAAGAAGGCGGCGAAAGCGGCGCTGCCGCCTCCCCCGGCGCTCTACGActcggaggaggaggaggagagcaaaCCCATGACCTACGACGAGAAGCGCCAGCTCAGCTTGGACATCAACAAGCTGCCCGGCGAGAAGCTGGGCCGGGTGGTGCACATCATCCAGTCGCGGGAGCCGTCCCTGCGTGACTCCAACCCCGAGGAGATCGAGATCGACTTCGAGACCCTCAAGCCCTCGACGCTGCGCGAGCTGGAGCGCTACGTGCTGTCCTGCCTGCGGAAGAAGCCCCGCAAGCCCTACAGCGAAA CCATGAAGAAGCCAGTGGGGAAGACGAAAGAGGAGCTGGCGCTGGAGAAGAAGCGGGAGCTGGAGAAGCGGCTGCAGGACGTCAGCGGCCAGCTCAACTCCACCAAGAAACCCCCGAAGAAGG CCAGCGAGAAGCCCGAGTCGGCGCAGCAGGTGGCCGTGTCGCGGCTCAGCgcttccagctccagctccgactccagcagctccagctccagctcctcgtCCTCGGACACCAGCGACTCGGATTCGGGTTAG
- the BRD2 gene encoding bromodomain-containing protein 2 isoform X2 gives MLQNVNPQSKILGEGNAGLMGLATESTPGKRIRKPSLLYEGFESPTMASVPALQSPQVNPPPPEVSNPKKPGRVTNQLQYLHKVVMKALWKHQFAWPFRQPVDAVKLGLPDYHKIIKQPMDMGTIKRRLENNYYWGAAECMQDFNTMFTNCYIYNKPTDDIVLMAQTLEKIFLQKVAQMPPEEQEIVVPVAKNSHKKGASRAAALLAGLTAAQQVPAVSSVSHTTVYTPSPDIPTTIVNIPHPSVISAPLLKSLHSTAPAVLPTPAPTQPVAKKKGVKRKADTTTPTTTAIIATSGESSPSATLLEAKAAKIPARRESGRPIKPPKKDLPDSQQHQTSKKGKLSEQLKYCNGILKELLSKKHAAYAWPFYKPVDASALGLHDYHEIIKHPMDLSTIKRKMENRDYHDAQEFAADVRLMFSNCYKYNPPDHDVVAMARKLQDVFEFSYAKMPDEPQDASPPSVSAPLPGALSKSSSEESSSDEDEDDEDDEDDDEDESSSESSSESEESSDSEEERANRLAELQEQGPVSKPKKKREKKKKKKSEKHKGRGGDEEARARQAQLRKAKKAGGGGGTSGGGSGGSSKNSKKAAKAALPPPPALYDSEEEEESKPMTYDEKRQLSLDINKLPGEKLGRVVHIIQSREPSLRDSNPEEIEIDFETLKPSTLRELERYVLSCLRKKPRKPYSETMKKPVGKTKEELALEKKRELEKRLQDVSGQLNSTKKPPKKASEKPESAQQVAVSRLSASSSSSDSSSSSSSSSSSDTSDSDSG, from the exons ATGCTGCAGAATGTGAATCCCCAGAGCAA GATTCTGGGGGAGGGCAATGCCGGGCTCATGGGCCTGGCGACGGAGTCGACCCCCGGCAAGCGGATCCGCAAGCCCTCGCTGCTCTACGAGGGCTTCGAGAGCCCCACCATGGCCTCGGTGCCGGCCCTGCAGTCCCCCCAGGTGAACCCGCCCCCGCCGGAGGTGTCGAACCCCAAGAAGCCGGGCCGGGTCACCAACCAGCTGCAGTACCTGCACAAGGTGGTGATGAAGGCCCTGTGGAAGCACCAGTTTGCCTGGCCCTTCCGCCAACCCGTCGACGCCGTCAAGCTGGGCCTGCCG GACTACCACAAGATCATCAAGCAGCCCATGGACATGGGGACAATCAAGCGGCGCTTGGAGAACAACTACTACTGGGGGGCTGCCGAGTGCATGCAGGACTTCAACACCATGTTCACCAACTGCTACATCTACAACAAG CCCACAGATGACATTGTGCTGATGGCCCAAACCCTGGAGAAGATTTTCCTGCAGAAGGTGGCTCAGATGCCTCCGGAAGAGCAGGAGATTGTGGTCCCGGTGGCCAAGAACAGCCACAAGAAGGGAGCGTCCCGGGCAGCGG CGCTCCTGGCGGGCCTCACGGCTGCTCAGCAAGTGCCGGCCGTCTCCTCCGTGTCCCACACCACGGTGTACACCCCGAGCCCCGACATCCCCACCACCATAGTCAACATTCCCCACCCGTCCGTGATCTCCGCTCCGCTCCTCAAGTCGCTGCACTCCACCGCCCCGGCCGTGCTGCCCACGCCTGCGCCCACCCAGCCTGTGGCCAAG AAGAAGGGCGTGAAGCGGAAAGCGgacaccaccacccccaccaCCACGGCCATCATCGCCACCAGCGGGGAGTCCTCGCCCTCCGCCACGCTGCTGGAGGCCAAGGCGGCGAAGATCCCCGCGCGGCGCGAGAGCGGCCGGCCGATCAAGCCCCCCAAGAAGGACTTGCCGGACTCGCAGCAGCATCAGACGTCCAAGAAGGGCAAGCTGTCGGAGCAGCTCAAGTACTGCAACGGCATCCTCAAGGAGCTGCTCTCCAAGAAGCACGCGGCGTACGCCTGGCCCTTCTACAAGCCCGTCGACGCctcagccctggggctgcacgACTACCACGAGATCATCAAGCACCCCATGGACCTCAGCACCATCAAG CGGAAGATGGAGAACCGGGACTACCACGACGCGCAGGAGTTCGCCGCTGACGTCCGGTTAATGTTCTCCAACTGCTACAAGTACAACCCGCCCGACCACGACGTGGTGGCCATGGCCCGCAAGCTGCAG GACGTTTTCGAGTTCAGCTACGCCAAGATGCCTGACGAGCCGCAGGACGCCAGCCCGCCCTCGGTGTCGGCGCCGCTGCCCGGTGCCCTCTCCAAGTCCTCCTCTGAGGAGTCCTCCAGCGACGAGGACGAGGATGATGAGGACGACGAAGACGACGACGAGGATGAGAGCAGCAGCGAGAGCTCGTCGGAGAGCGAGGAGAGCTCGGACTCGGAGGAGGAGCGCGCCAACCGCCTGGccgagctgcaggagcag GGCCCCGTTTCCAAACCCAAAAAGAAGcgggagaagaagaagaagaagaagtcGGAGAAGCACAAAGGCCGGGGAGGCGACGAGGAGGCCCGGGCGCGCCAGGCCCAGCTGCGCAAAGCCAAGAAGGCCGGGGGCGGCGGAGGGACCAGCGGGGGCGGCAGCGGAGGCAGCTCCAA GAACTCGAAGAAGGCGGCGAAAGCGGCGCTGCCGCCTCCCCCGGCGCTCTACGActcggaggaggaggaggagagcaaaCCCATGACCTACGACGAGAAGCGCCAGCTCAGCTTGGACATCAACAAGCTGCCCGGCGAGAAGCTGGGCCGGGTGGTGCACATCATCCAGTCGCGGGAGCCGTCCCTGCGTGACTCCAACCCCGAGGAGATCGAGATCGACTTCGAGACCCTCAAGCCCTCGACGCTGCGCGAGCTGGAGCGCTACGTGCTGTCCTGCCTGCGGAAGAAGCCCCGCAAGCCCTACAGCGAAA CCATGAAGAAGCCAGTGGGGAAGACGAAAGAGGAGCTGGCGCTGGAGAAGAAGCGGGAGCTGGAGAAGCGGCTGCAGGACGTCAGCGGCCAGCTCAACTCCACCAAGAAACCCCCGAAGAAGG CCAGCGAGAAGCCCGAGTCGGCGCAGCAGGTGGCCGTGTCGCGGCTCAGCgcttccagctccagctccgactccagcagctccagctccagctcctcgtCCTCGGACACCAGCGACTCGGATTCGGGTTAG
- the BRD2 gene encoding bromodomain-containing protein 2 isoform X1, with protein sequence MLQNVNPQSKILGEGNAGLMGLATESTPGKRIRKPSLLYEGFESPTMASVPALQSPQVNPPPPEVSNPKKPGRVTNQLQYLHKVVMKALWKHQFAWPFRQPVDAVKLGLPDYHKIIKQPMDMGTIKRRLENNYYWGAAECMQDFNTMFTNCYIYNKPTDDIVLMAQTLEKIFLQKVAQMPPEEQEIVVPVAKNSHKKGASRAAALLAGLTAAQQVPAVSSVSHTTVYTPSPDIPTTIVNIPHPSVISAPLLKSLHSTAPAVLPTPAPTQPVAKKKGVKRKADTTTPTTTAIIATSGESSPSATLLEAKAAKIPARRESGRPIKPPKKDLPDSQQHQTSKKGKLSEQLKYCNGILKELLSKKHAAYAWPFYKPVDASALGLHDYHEIIKHPMDLSTIKRKMENRDYHDAQEFAADVRLMFSNCYKYNPPDHDVVAMARKLQDVFEFSYAKMPDEPQDASPPSVSAPLPGALSKSSSEESSSDEDEDDEDDEDDDEDESSSESSSESEESSDSEEERANRLAELQEQLRAVHEQLAALSQGPVSKPKKKREKKKKKKSEKHKGRGGDEEARARQAQLRKAKKAGGGGGTSGGGSGGSSKNSKKAAKAALPPPPALYDSEEEEESKPMTYDEKRQLSLDINKLPGEKLGRVVHIIQSREPSLRDSNPEEIEIDFETLKPSTLRELERYVLSCLRKKPRKPYSETMKKPVGKTKEELALEKKRELEKRLQDVSGQLNSTKKPPKKASEKPESAQQVAVSRLSASSSSSDSSSSSSSSSSSDTSDSDSG encoded by the exons ATGCTGCAGAATGTGAATCCCCAGAGCAA GATTCTGGGGGAGGGCAATGCCGGGCTCATGGGCCTGGCGACGGAGTCGACCCCCGGCAAGCGGATCCGCAAGCCCTCGCTGCTCTACGAGGGCTTCGAGAGCCCCACCATGGCCTCGGTGCCGGCCCTGCAGTCCCCCCAGGTGAACCCGCCCCCGCCGGAGGTGTCGAACCCCAAGAAGCCGGGCCGGGTCACCAACCAGCTGCAGTACCTGCACAAGGTGGTGATGAAGGCCCTGTGGAAGCACCAGTTTGCCTGGCCCTTCCGCCAACCCGTCGACGCCGTCAAGCTGGGCCTGCCG GACTACCACAAGATCATCAAGCAGCCCATGGACATGGGGACAATCAAGCGGCGCTTGGAGAACAACTACTACTGGGGGGCTGCCGAGTGCATGCAGGACTTCAACACCATGTTCACCAACTGCTACATCTACAACAAG CCCACAGATGACATTGTGCTGATGGCCCAAACCCTGGAGAAGATTTTCCTGCAGAAGGTGGCTCAGATGCCTCCGGAAGAGCAGGAGATTGTGGTCCCGGTGGCCAAGAACAGCCACAAGAAGGGAGCGTCCCGGGCAGCGG CGCTCCTGGCGGGCCTCACGGCTGCTCAGCAAGTGCCGGCCGTCTCCTCCGTGTCCCACACCACGGTGTACACCCCGAGCCCCGACATCCCCACCACCATAGTCAACATTCCCCACCCGTCCGTGATCTCCGCTCCGCTCCTCAAGTCGCTGCACTCCACCGCCCCGGCCGTGCTGCCCACGCCTGCGCCCACCCAGCCTGTGGCCAAG AAGAAGGGCGTGAAGCGGAAAGCGgacaccaccacccccaccaCCACGGCCATCATCGCCACCAGCGGGGAGTCCTCGCCCTCCGCCACGCTGCTGGAGGCCAAGGCGGCGAAGATCCCCGCGCGGCGCGAGAGCGGCCGGCCGATCAAGCCCCCCAAGAAGGACTTGCCGGACTCGCAGCAGCATCAGACGTCCAAGAAGGGCAAGCTGTCGGAGCAGCTCAAGTACTGCAACGGCATCCTCAAGGAGCTGCTCTCCAAGAAGCACGCGGCGTACGCCTGGCCCTTCTACAAGCCCGTCGACGCctcagccctggggctgcacgACTACCACGAGATCATCAAGCACCCCATGGACCTCAGCACCATCAAG CGGAAGATGGAGAACCGGGACTACCACGACGCGCAGGAGTTCGCCGCTGACGTCCGGTTAATGTTCTCCAACTGCTACAAGTACAACCCGCCCGACCACGACGTGGTGGCCATGGCCCGCAAGCTGCAG GACGTTTTCGAGTTCAGCTACGCCAAGATGCCTGACGAGCCGCAGGACGCCAGCCCGCCCTCGGTGTCGGCGCCGCTGCCCGGTGCCCTCTCCAAGTCCTCCTCTGAGGAGTCCTCCAGCGACGAGGACGAGGATGATGAGGACGACGAAGACGACGACGAGGATGAGAGCAGCAGCGAGAGCTCGTCGGAGAGCGAGGAGAGCTCGGACTCGGAGGAGGAGCGCGCCAACCGCCTGGccgagctgcaggagcag CTGCGGGCCGTGCACGAGCAGCTGGCTGCCCTCTCACAGGGCCCCGTTTCCAAACCCAAAAAGAAGcgggagaagaagaagaagaagaagtcGGAGAAGCACAAAGGCCGGGGAGGCGACGAGGAGGCCCGGGCGCGCCAGGCCCAGCTGCGCAAAGCCAAGAAGGCCGGGGGCGGCGGAGGGACCAGCGGGGGCGGCAGCGGAGGCAGCTCCAA GAACTCGAAGAAGGCGGCGAAAGCGGCGCTGCCGCCTCCCCCGGCGCTCTACGActcggaggaggaggaggagagcaaaCCCATGACCTACGACGAGAAGCGCCAGCTCAGCTTGGACATCAACAAGCTGCCCGGCGAGAAGCTGGGCCGGGTGGTGCACATCATCCAGTCGCGGGAGCCGTCCCTGCGTGACTCCAACCCCGAGGAGATCGAGATCGACTTCGAGACCCTCAAGCCCTCGACGCTGCGCGAGCTGGAGCGCTACGTGCTGTCCTGCCTGCGGAAGAAGCCCCGCAAGCCCTACAGCGAAA CCATGAAGAAGCCAGTGGGGAAGACGAAAGAGGAGCTGGCGCTGGAGAAGAAGCGGGAGCTGGAGAAGCGGCTGCAGGACGTCAGCGGCCAGCTCAACTCCACCAAGAAACCCCCGAAGAAGG CCAGCGAGAAGCCCGAGTCGGCGCAGCAGGTGGCCGTGTCGCGGCTCAGCgcttccagctccagctccgactccagcagctccagctccagctcctcgtCCTCGGACACCAGCGACTCGGATTCGGGTTAG
- the LOC118261238 gene encoding uncharacterized protein LOC118261238, whose translation MTSAQLASALEVALAATSRALQALVALAEALETPAAVPAARDEAEEVAAEAEEALKGLDAALAAALTATAVATPGLEARGMYRALEALSNAGVQELQREQKRNRRQRKLLGVLRNVALGLLLLCTPLLAFDAVREALGVTQESHLVPCLATVLLLCQVAMWAADRSGHHLATAVEQQRHRATRYRQLGHAADDVTEATRAASAAQGTLEEVANHLRLLVEAVEQDLTEAQGFPASTRALGTAVVALGTTIQDEEGTRRLARALQALPEEV comes from the exons atGACTTCCGCTCAGTTGGCCTCGGCGCTGGAGGTGGCCTTGGCGGCCACCTCGCGGGCGCTGCAGGCGCTGGTGGCGCTGGCCGAGGCGCTGGAGACGCCGGCGGCGGTGCCAGCGGCGCGGGACGAGGCTGAGGAGGTGGCAGCGGAGGCCGAGGAGGCCCTGAAGGGGCTGGACGCCGCCCTGGCGGCCGCGCTCACCGCCACGGCGGTGGCGACGCCGGGGCTGGAGGCCCGGGGCATGTACCGGGCCCTGGAGGCCCTCTCCAACGCCGGAGTCCAGGAGCTGCAGCGGGAGCAGAAGCGGAACCGACGGCAGCGGAAGCTCCTGGGGGTGCTGCGGAACGTcgccctggggctgctgctcctgtgcaCCCCCCTGT TGGCCTTCGACGCGGTGCGGGAGGCGCTGGGGGTGACCCAGGAGAGCCACCTCGTCCCCTGCCTGGCCACCGtgctcctgctgtgccaggTGGCCATGTGGGCCGCCGACCGCTCCGGGCACCACCTGGCCACCGCCGTCGAGCAGCAGCGTCACCGGGCCACCCGCTACCGCCAGCTGGGCCACGCCGCCGACGATGTCACCGAGGCCACCCGGGCGGCCTCGGCGGCCCAGGGGACGCTGGAGGAGGTGGCCAACCACCTGCGTCTCCTGGTGGAAGCCGTCGAGCAGGACCTGACGGAGGCCCAGGGCTTCCCCGCCAGCACCCGCGCCTTGGGGACAGCCGTGGTGGCCTTGGGGACGACGATCCAGGACGAGGAGGGGACGCGGAGGCTGGCGCGGGCGCTGCAGGCGCTGCCCGAGGAGGTGTAG